One genomic region from Candidatus Hydrogenedens sp. encodes:
- a CDS encoding TonB C-terminal domain-containing protein: MQWLYQEYWNRNKESKRIKKAFIISILIHILIFIPFYFYKFRTPEPIPLVFQVSLENPVPEKPITQEPPPEPPKPEPPKPEPPKPEPPKPEPPKPEPKPEPKPEPPKPEPKPEKKPEPPKPKPEPEKKPEPPKPKPEPEKKPVEKKEKIPPTPPAPKAEVATPLPPELEWWARQVQRKIESVWVVPEGIKIDPENNVAEVSFWVNRQGQLIETPRVTKEASDPELGESGIRAILLAAPFPRFPDGFAKDEQLVVYAFSLQ, translated from the coding sequence ATGCAATGGTTATATCAAGAATATTGGAATAGAAATAAAGAATCGAAACGGATAAAAAAAGCATTTATCATTTCGATTCTTATCCATATTCTTATTTTCATACCTTTTTATTTTTATAAATTTAGAACACCAGAACCCATTCCACTTGTTTTTCAGGTATCATTAGAGAACCCTGTCCCAGAAAAACCAATCACACAAGAACCTCCACCAGAACCACCTAAACCCGAACCTCCCAAACCAGAGCCTCCCAAACCTGAACCACCAAAGCCAGAACCTCCCAAACCTGAACCAAAACCTGAACCCAAACCAGAACCTCCTAAACCCGAACCGAAACCCGAAAAAAAACCAGAACCTCCTAAGCCAAAACCAGAACCTGAAAAAAAACCAGAACCTCCTAAACCAAAACCAGAACCCGAAAAAAAACCTGTAGAGAAAAAAGAGAAAATCCCACCTACTCCACCCGCACCTAAAGCAGAAGTCGCAACTCCTTTACCGCCAGAATTGGAATGGTGGGCAAGACAGGTCCAAAGAAAAATTGAATCTGTTTGGGTTGTCCCAGAAGGAATTAAAATAGACCCCGAAAATAACGTAGCAGAAGTATCTTTTTGGGTAAACAGACAGGGACAACTCATCGAAACCCCAAGGGTAACCAAAGAAGCAAGCGACCCAGAGTTAGGTGAATCAGGTATTCGGGCTATTTTGCTCGCCGCACCATTCCCCCGTTTCCCAGACGGATTCGCAAAGGACGAACAACTGGTAGTATATGCCTTTTCGCTACAATAA
- the tolB gene encoding Tol-Pal system beta propeller repeat protein TolB: MVPKKMYIVVFITLLFLSFNLYSQDAIRIQSVRGIDTRIVVAVPPFCPDTPELSGVAVELSQVVAYDLEFSGLFIILPRERYPVGFVALDREITNLNFEAWRATKAEFIVYGFVKREGNKYVCQIRLIDLLSNNQVVGKEVRVDISNARLSAHRFTEEAIGYVDGIPGIGTSQICFTGIVGKNKELFIADYDGANLKQITEHGSVSIKPKISPDGTKIAYLSYKDRYSFLYIFDRLTGKVTPLSKEVGLNSAPAWFPDGQRLAMTLSKDANMEIYIRNMDGSNPVRITRNKDADTSPCISPDGSQIAFVSDRGGNPQIHVMGADGSEPRRLSYQGGNSYDPAWSPDGKMIAYVVEQKGEGFEIYVMNADGSNPRRLTNSYGSNESPTWSPDSRHLMFCSTRNGRWELWTVNVKTGEERRVPNLTMECQGPSWGPRMSSSN, encoded by the coding sequence ATGGTTCCAAAAAAAATGTATATTGTCGTTTTTATTACTCTTCTTTTCCTCTCATTTAATCTTTATTCACAGGATGCAATCAGAATTCAATCAGTAAGAGGTATTGATACAAGAATTGTAGTAGCAGTCCCACCTTTTTGTCCAGATACACCCGAATTAAGTGGTGTCGCTGTAGAATTATCACAGGTTGTAGCTTATGACCTCGAATTTTCAGGACTCTTTATCATTCTACCTCGTGAAAGGTATCCCGTAGGATTTGTCGCATTGGATAGAGAAATAACCAATTTAAATTTCGAAGCATGGCGGGCTACAAAAGCAGAATTCATCGTTTACGGTTTTGTAAAACGAGAAGGGAATAAGTATGTTTGTCAAATACGATTAATTGACCTTTTATCAAACAATCAAGTAGTAGGCAAAGAAGTTCGAGTAGATATCTCAAACGCTCGATTGTCTGCACATCGCTTTACTGAAGAAGCCATCGGCTATGTTGATGGCATTCCAGGTATCGGAACAAGTCAAATTTGTTTCACGGGTATTGTGGGCAAAAATAAGGAACTTTTCATCGCAGATTATGATGGGGCAAATCTAAAACAAATCACAGAACACGGTTCTGTATCAATAAAACCTAAAATTTCCCCTGATGGAACAAAAATCGCCTACTTATCATACAAAGACCGTTACTCTTTCTTATACATCTTTGACCGTCTAACTGGCAAAGTCACACCCTTATCTAAAGAGGTTGGCTTAAACTCTGCTCCTGCTTGGTTCCCAGATGGACAACGTTTAGCTATGACATTAAGTAAAGATGCAAATATGGAAATTTATATCCGTAATATGGACGGAAGTAACCCTGTCCGAATCACAAGAAATAAAGATGCAGATACATCTCCTTGTATTTCGCCAGATGGTTCCCAAATTGCTTTCGTAAGTGACCGAGGTGGAAACCCACAAATTCATGTCATGGGAGCAGATGGAAGTGAACCAAGAAGACTTTCATACCAAGGCGGAAATTCTTATGACCCAGCATGGTCACCAGATGGAAAAATGATTGCGTACGTCGTAGAACAAAAAGGAGAAGGCTTCGAAATCTATGTTATGAACGCTGATGGCTCCAATCCAAGACGATTAACCAACTCCTACGGAAGCAATGAATCTCCAACATGGTCACCTGATTCAAGACATCTCATGTTCTGTTCCACAAGAAATGGAAGATGGGAATTATGGACCGTAAATGTAAAGACAGGAGAAGAACGACGCGTCCCAAACTTAACTATGGAATGTCAAGGACCTTCATGGGGTCCACGTATGAGTAGTAGTAACTAA
- a CDS encoding pyridoxal phosphate-dependent aminotransferase → MRRNIVHEGARNLSYEIREIVAIANKVKELGQPITWENIGDPIEKGEQIAPWIKDIIHETIDDSRTYGYCDTAGVPETRAFLAEMVNQRSGSTKITPDDIIFFNGIGDAVAKVYGFLKREARVLGPSPAYSTHSSAEAAHSGYSHLTYKLDPYNNWMPDLYDLRNKVKYNDSIAGILLLSPDNPTGAVYPRSVLEEILKIAKEYDLFIITDEIYSHIVFPGYPKIHLSQWIEDVPGIAMRGISKEFPWPGARCGWIEVLNRKKDANFSEYVDSLLAAKRLEVCSTTFPQMVIPKVMGDSRYPQHLRQRALTFSNRADELMEAFHGCPHVVLNRPGGAFYATVMFKEGVLNSHQTLPIENKKIKEYIETLVKNAPPDKRFVYYLMGSTGIVVVPLSGFQSNYDGFRITLLETDDNKRSWIMKTLRHAVDSYITNETKS, encoded by the coding sequence ATGCGTCGAAATATTGTTCACGAAGGTGCCCGTAATTTAAGCTACGAAATAAGAGAAATCGTAGCCATCGCTAATAAAGTAAAGGAATTAGGTCAACCTATTACATGGGAAAATATCGGAGACCCTATCGAAAAAGGGGAACAAATTGCCCCCTGGATTAAAGACATTATTCATGAAACAATTGATGATTCACGCACCTACGGTTACTGTGATACTGCTGGCGTCCCTGAAACCCGTGCCTTTTTAGCCGAAATGGTAAATCAACGAAGTGGTAGCACTAAAATTACACCCGATGATATCATCTTCTTCAATGGCATCGGAGATGCTGTCGCAAAAGTCTACGGTTTTCTTAAACGTGAAGCAAGAGTCTTAGGTCCTTCACCAGCATATAGCACTCATTCTTCTGCTGAGGCGGCTCACTCTGGTTACAGTCACCTCACCTATAAATTAGACCCATATAATAACTGGATGCCCGATTTATATGACCTTAGAAACAAAGTAAAATATAACGACTCCATCGCAGGCATACTCCTACTCTCACCAGATAACCCTACAGGAGCCGTGTATCCAAGAAGTGTGCTTGAGGAAATACTTAAAATCGCAAAAGAATACGATTTATTTATCATTACCGATGAAATATATAGCCATATTGTTTTCCCGGGGTATCCAAAAATTCACCTAAGCCAATGGATTGAAGATGTCCCAGGTATTGCCATGCGAGGAATCAGTAAAGAATTTCCCTGGCCTGGAGCCCGCTGCGGATGGATTGAAGTATTAAATCGTAAAAAAGATGCCAATTTCTCCGAATATGTTGACAGTCTACTTGCCGCCAAACGATTAGAAGTATGCTCAACAACATTTCCACAAATGGTCATCCCCAAAGTGATGGGAGATAGTCGTTATCCACAACATCTTCGTCAACGTGCCCTTACATTCAGCAATCGTGCAGACGAACTTATGGAGGCATTTCACGGATGTCCTCATGTCGTATTAAACAGACCTGGCGGAGCATTCTATGCCACTGTCATGTTCAAAGAAGGTGTGTTAAACAGCCATCAAACACTACCAATCGAAAATAAAAAAATAAAAGAATACATCGAAACCCTGGTCAAAAATGCACCTCCCGACAAACGTTTTGTATATTATCTTATGGGTTCCACTGGCATCGTTGTTGTGCCCTTAAGCGGATTCCAATCCAATTACGATGGTTTCCGCATTACCCTCTTAGAAACTGATGATAACAAACGTTCCTGGATTATGAAAACACTCCGCCATGCTGTCGATTCCTATATCACTAACGAAACAAAATCCTAA
- the cas6 gene encoding CRISPR system precrRNA processing endoribonuclease RAMP protein Cas6, giving the protein MFNDLSFTIQRVRFLAEEPLLVPEYKGSMIRGALGHALKKVSCALKRFTCPECPIREKCAYSVCFETPIPKSSEIMKKYPKAPHPYILEPPLEARDRYEPGEIFECNLTLVGRAKEFLPHFIYALNVMAEEGFGRGRGKSKLVSLDYLSAEGKWIPLYSSETNEFVGEPYSFTIKDILNKKTTLLINKQIEIHFLTPTRLVIDGNLHDKGEIPHIFPGLLRRLTLLQYFFCGGYLEKEVSPLLETVKKLQPLYSAFQWQDWVRYSSRQDRKVVMGGFIGSILYEHIPPEVIEILCWGEYLHIGKGTVFGLGKYNLLPVN; this is encoded by the coding sequence ATGTTTAACGATCTTAGTTTTACTATACAGCGGGTTCGTTTTTTAGCGGAGGAGCCCTTATTGGTGCCAGAATATAAGGGTTCAATGATTCGTGGTGCATTGGGACATGCATTGAAAAAGGTTTCTTGTGCTTTGAAGAGATTTACCTGTCCGGAATGTCCTATTCGTGAAAAATGTGCTTATAGTGTGTGCTTTGAGACTCCTATCCCAAAATCATCAGAAATTATGAAAAAATATCCCAAAGCACCACACCCTTATATTCTGGAACCGCCTCTTGAAGCCAGAGATCGTTATGAACCTGGAGAAATTTTTGAGTGTAATTTAACTCTCGTAGGAAGGGCAAAAGAATTTTTACCTCATTTTATCTATGCTCTTAATGTTATGGCGGAAGAAGGTTTTGGAAGAGGGCGTGGAAAATCTAAACTTGTGTCGCTGGACTATCTTTCTGCAGAAGGTAAATGGATTCCCCTTTATTCTTCAGAAACAAATGAGTTTGTTGGTGAACCTTATTCTTTTACGATAAAAGATATACTCAACAAAAAGACAACTCTTTTAATTAACAAACAAATTGAAATCCATTTCCTTACACCGACCCGCCTTGTTATTGATGGGAATTTACATGATAAAGGAGAAATCCCGCATATATTTCCAGGACTGCTCCGTAGATTGACCCTGTTACAATATTTTTTCTGTGGTGGATATTTAGAAAAAGAAGTGAGCCCTCTACTTGAAACAGTAAAAAAACTTCAGCCTTTGTATTCTGCATTTCAATGGCAAGACTGGGTTCGTTATTCTTCGCGTCAGGACCGAAAGGTTGTTATGGGAGGTTTTATAGGTTCCATACTGTATGAGCACATTCCTCCTGAAGTTATTGAGATTCTTTGCTGGGGCGAGTATCTCCATATCGGAAAAGGAACGGTTTTTGGATTAGGTAAGTATAATCTTTTACCTGTGAATTAA
- a CDS encoding DUF434 domain-containing protein — protein sequence MTKQQHRGKNPLDEKLFAPQEIPKLKEAVRDLSYLYTRNYSEKSAIKIVGDHYQLRKRQRIAVQRSACSDNSLKKRKESEVDEEELFGKRIYIDGYNILITIESMLSGGVLILARDGCIRDMASIHGSYHKVQETIPALNWIGERLPYYDPAEVNWFLDKPISNSGKLAKLIREISLNFGQKWNVELVDNPDHVLISEGGIILTSDSWILDRVSCWFNFIFNSIEFHLSKFWIVDIS from the coding sequence ATGACAAAACAACAACATCGGGGTAAAAATCCACTGGATGAAAAATTATTTGCTCCACAAGAAATACCTAAATTAAAAGAAGCAGTCCGCGACCTTTCATACCTTTATACGCGAAATTATTCAGAAAAAAGCGCCATTAAAATCGTTGGAGACCATTATCAATTAAGAAAAAGACAAAGAATAGCTGTCCAGAGGTCTGCATGCTCTGATAATTCACTAAAAAAACGAAAAGAAAGCGAAGTAGACGAAGAAGAATTATTTGGTAAAAGAATTTACATCGATGGATATAACATATTAATCACTATCGAAAGTATGTTATCAGGAGGAGTTCTAATTCTTGCAAGGGATGGCTGTATTCGAGACATGGCAAGCATACACGGTTCATATCATAAAGTTCAGGAAACTATCCCTGCTCTAAACTGGATAGGTGAACGATTGCCATACTATGACCCTGCAGAAGTAAATTGGTTTTTAGACAAACCTATCTCTAATAGTGGAAAACTGGCAAAATTGATACGAGAAATATCTTTAAATTTTGGTCAAAAATGGAATGTGGAACTTGTGGACAACCCTGACCACGTACTGATTTCAGAAGGGGGAATTATATTAACCTCAGACAGCTGGATTTTAGACCGTGTATCGTGCTGGTTTAATTTTATTTTCAACAGTATTGAATTCCATCTATCCAAGTTTTGGATTGTAGATATTTCTTAA
- a CDS encoding PAS domain S-box protein, which translates to MKYFTPVCVVLELKEGGIITDIQSENSLFLDFEVKEYKESSIYNWIFEPYRERVKSFLYPEQGYCDERQIGAWFANRANKYYWCSIIIPKQNNLSTNKIIVQDYTSILPKPLNVIEQSPKIYNFFHELDLPLGITDIGGHWIDANPALCSLLGYTRDELLKLSWQDVTDAQNVERESLIYREALNNHQILLRGLTLVEKHYVRKDKTTFRALVHTLAIPDGQSFPISCFFSYIENLDDKERLQKEVENNRAFLRLILDLLPVRVFWKDIDLRYLGCNLAFARDAGEKSPEDVIGKTDYSFPWKIQADMYRQDDRAVISTGVSKVFYEESQTTPDGGLIWLRTSKIPLVGIGGKSMGVLGIYEDITELKAIIDTLNETMSILKALIDSAPMGVVAINTEGNIEFWNKATEEIFGWDSDEVISNPVVSFIPRITQLILDYHKEDSGGENTLSYEFEIDECNKRGELLNLRIIYRSVQITEGKMLHLILIQDITNIKRIQMEQEQLRLQLQHTQKLESLGVMSGAIAHDFNNILMAIMGNIDLALLDLHNPDAIKNYLVGIDESVKSAAELCKELLVFSGKKQQPHQVLNINKIICEMEHLLKISVSKKVLLEFELGTEDMMIFGEPGQFRSILLNLVINASDAIGNHSGLIRVKTYIVDYDTGLMWTAWFKEGIEPKKYVVLEVSDTGCGMDKDVISKIFDPFFTTKDKGRGLGLAMVMGAIRAHSGTIKVYSELGKGTVFKVYLPYTKPNGTYVEVEVQEKWQGKGTILFADDEAIILQITVKMLEKMGFNVISAKDGREAVELFEQNKECICAVILDITMPYLDGIEVARHIRSKSSDIPIFLSSGLLKHTLDEKELGFSIQGFLNKPYNMNVLSKMLQTYLT; encoded by the coding sequence ATGAAATATTTTACTCCAGTATGTGTGGTTTTAGAATTGAAAGAGGGAGGAATTATAACGGACATACAATCGGAGAATAGTCTTTTTTTAGATTTTGAAGTTAAAGAGTATAAGGAGTCTTCGATTTATAATTGGATTTTTGAGCCTTATCGGGAGAGGGTCAAAAGTTTTTTATATCCTGAACAAGGTTATTGTGATGAAAGACAAATAGGTGCATGGTTTGCGAATCGGGCAAATAAGTATTATTGGTGTTCTATAATCATTCCTAAGCAGAATAATCTTTCGACGAACAAAATCATAGTTCAAGATTATACGTCTATTTTGCCTAAACCTTTGAATGTAATTGAGCAAAGTCCTAAGATATACAATTTTTTTCATGAGTTGGATTTGCCTTTAGGAATAACGGATATTGGAGGGCACTGGATAGATGCCAATCCAGCATTATGTTCACTATTAGGGTATACTCGTGACGAATTATTGAAATTAAGTTGGCAGGATGTAACGGACGCGCAAAATGTGGAACGTGAGTCACTAATTTATAGAGAGGCATTAAATAATCATCAGATTTTACTTAGGGGGTTAACGCTTGTTGAAAAGCATTATGTGCGAAAAGATAAGACGACTTTTCGTGCATTGGTTCACACGCTTGCTATTCCTGATGGCCAAAGCTTTCCGATTAGTTGTTTTTTCTCGTATATTGAGAATCTGGATGATAAGGAGCGGTTGCAGAAGGAAGTAGAAAATAATAGAGCGTTTTTGCGTTTGATACTCGATTTACTTCCAGTTCGTGTTTTCTGGAAGGATATAGATTTGCGCTATTTAGGTTGTAATCTTGCTTTTGCACGAGATGCAGGGGAAAAATCACCAGAGGATGTTATAGGTAAGACAGATTATAGTTTCCCATGGAAAATTCAAGCGGATATGTATCGTCAAGATGATAGGGCTGTTATTTCGACTGGGGTGTCTAAAGTATTTTATGAAGAATCACAAACGACGCCTGATGGTGGGTTGATCTGGTTGAGAACGAGTAAAATACCTTTGGTAGGGATAGGTGGAAAATCTATGGGAGTATTGGGTATTTATGAGGATATTACAGAATTGAAAGCTATCATAGATACTCTTAATGAGACCATGTCTATTTTAAAAGCTTTAATTGATTCTGCACCCATGGGGGTTGTTGCGATAAATACAGAAGGGAATATTGAATTTTGGAATAAGGCTACTGAGGAAATATTTGGTTGGGATAGTGATGAAGTAATATCTAATCCTGTTGTTTCATTTATACCCCGTATAACGCAGTTAATATTGGATTATCATAAAGAAGATAGTGGAGGAGAGAACACTTTATCTTATGAGTTTGAGATAGATGAATGTAATAAAAGAGGCGAGTTGCTGAATCTTAGGATTATATATCGTTCTGTTCAAATCACAGAAGGGAAGATGTTACACCTTATTCTTATTCAAGATATTACAAACATTAAGCGAATTCAGATGGAACAAGAACAATTGAGGTTGCAATTACAGCATACTCAGAAATTGGAAAGTTTAGGGGTTATGTCGGGTGCAATTGCTCATGATTTTAACAATATACTCATGGCCATTATGGGGAATATTGACCTTGCTTTGTTAGATTTGCATAATCCAGATGCAATTAAAAATTATCTTGTTGGAATAGATGAATCAGTTAAGAGTGCTGCTGAATTGTGTAAGGAGTTGCTTGTTTTTTCGGGTAAGAAACAACAACCACATCAAGTGTTGAATATTAATAAAATAATCTGTGAGATGGAACATTTACTGAAAATAAGTGTTTCAAAGAAGGTATTATTGGAGTTTGAGCTGGGTACTGAAGATATGATGATATTCGGTGAACCAGGTCAATTTCGTTCGATATTGTTAAATTTGGTTATCAACGCATCGGATGCTATAGGTAATCATAGTGGTCTTATTCGAGTTAAGACATATATAGTAGATTATGATACGGGGTTGATGTGGACTGCATGGTTTAAGGAGGGTATAGAGCCTAAGAAGTATGTAGTTCTTGAAGTTTCAGATACAGGTTGTGGAATGGATAAAGACGTAATCTCAAAAATTTTTGACCCATTTTTCACAACAAAGGATAAAGGCAGAGGATTGGGGTTGGCTATGGTTATGGGGGCAATACGTGCACATTCGGGAACTATAAAAGTATACAGTGAATTAGGGAAAGGAACTGTATTTAAGGTATATCTGCCATATACAAAACCAAATGGGACTTATGTAGAGGTTGAGGTTCAGGAGAAATGGCAAGGGAAAGGGACTATACTTTTTGCGGATGACGAAGCGATTATTCTTCAGATAACGGTAAAAATGCTTGAAAAGATGGGCTTTAATGTTATTTCTGCAAAGGATGGCCGTGAAGCTGTGGAATTATTTGAACAGAACAAAGAGTGTATTTGTGCAGTGATCTTGGATATTACTATGCCTTATTTGGATGGAATAGAAGTAGCACGGCATATTCGTTCTAAGTCTTCGGACATACCTATTTTTCTAAGTAGTGGGCTTCTGAAGCACACGTTGGATGAGAAAGAGCTTGGTTTTTCTATCCAAGGGTTTTTAAATAAGCCGTATAACATGAATGTTCTTTCTAAGATGTTGCAAACATATCTCACATGA
- the smpB gene encoding SsrA-binding protein SmpB, with protein MARQSGEKLIVQNRRAHFDYEIMERYEAGIALKGTEVKSLRTSGSMSIQDAYVDYEDGELFLVNSYIRPYEQGNILNHDPHRKRKLLLHKREIIRLGRKIEEKGLTLIPLRVYFKNGLVKVEIGLGRGKKVIDKREEIKRKDTEREIERIVKRYR; from the coding sequence ATGGCACGACAAAGTGGAGAAAAATTAATCGTTCAAAATAGACGTGCCCATTTTGATTATGAAATTATGGAACGATATGAAGCTGGAATTGCCCTCAAAGGAACTGAGGTAAAGTCCCTACGAACTTCAGGAAGTATGTCAATTCAAGATGCCTATGTCGACTACGAAGATGGCGAACTCTTTTTAGTCAATTCTTACATACGCCCATACGAACAGGGAAACATACTAAATCATGACCCACATAGGAAAAGAAAATTACTACTCCACAAACGAGAAATAATCCGTTTAGGAAGAAAAATCGAAGAAAAAGGTTTGACTTTAATACCTCTTCGCGTATATTTTAAAAATGGCTTGGTCAAAGTAGAAATAGGCTTAGGACGTGGCAAAAAAGTAATAGATAAACGTGAAGAAATAAAAAGGAAAGATACTGAACGGGAAATAGAAAGAATTGTAAAACGATACCGATAA
- a CDS encoding peptidase U34, whose product MCDTVVFVDNQRVFFAKNSDREVTEPQVLFWQSRRTYREGESLKCTHIVIPQIRETYAILISKPVWMWGAEMGTNELGVTIGNEAVFTNQPYATTGLTGMDLLRLALERSMNAKQACETIIHFVEVYGQGGNCGFKKRMYYHNSFIIADPCGAYVLETADKYYEVERVQGFRSISNGLTIKGFKERYEDRIKSRFTQCLKRRNAIEQCVPDSPTISDMFRILRLHKDGRVYPEYHWFHGGMDAPCMHAGGLLLNYQTTASWVAELTSRNCSHWVTATSTPCISLFKPVEVSRPLSGRFCNVYGEFDEVFWWKHEKFQRLVMKNPEITFPVFDGEREQVEREWLENPPKPDTAFEVHEQLLCRWLEKLGQLEITDVRPVWARCFWKGRGM is encoded by the coding sequence ATGTGTGATACAGTTGTTTTTGTTGATAATCAAAGGGTGTTTTTCGCTAAAAATTCTGATCGAGAAGTAACCGAACCGCAGGTTCTATTCTGGCAGTCAAGAAGGACCTATCGAGAAGGAGAGAGCTTAAAATGCACACATATAGTAATTCCTCAGATTAGAGAGACCTATGCCATTTTGATAAGCAAACCTGTCTGGATGTGGGGTGCAGAAATGGGAACGAATGAACTTGGTGTTACTATTGGTAATGAAGCGGTATTTACCAATCAGCCTTACGCTACAACGGGACTTACAGGGATGGATTTACTGCGTCTTGCTTTGGAACGCTCTATGAATGCGAAACAAGCATGCGAGACTATTATTCATTTTGTAGAGGTTTATGGTCAGGGGGGGAATTGCGGTTTCAAGAAAAGGATGTACTACCATAATAGTTTTATTATTGCTGACCCGTGTGGAGCCTATGTTCTCGAAACTGCGGATAAGTATTATGAAGTTGAAAGAGTGCAAGGGTTCCGTTCTATATCAAATGGATTAACGATAAAGGGTTTTAAGGAAAGGTATGAAGACCGAATAAAAAGCCGATTTACTCAGTGCTTAAAACGGAGAAATGCTATTGAACAATGTGTGCCTGATAGTCCGACTATTTCAGATATGTTTAGAATTTTACGACTACACAAAGATGGGCGTGTTTATCCAGAATATCACTGGTTTCATGGTGGAATGGATGCTCCCTGTATGCATGCAGGTGGGTTATTACTTAATTATCAAACTACTGCGTCATGGGTTGCAGAACTTACATCTCGGAATTGTTCACATTGGGTTACTGCCACATCCACACCCTGTATCAGTTTGTTCAAGCCTGTAGAAGTATCACGACCTTTAAGCGGTAGATTTTGCAATGTTTATGGTGAATTTGATGAGGTATTTTGGTGGAAACATGAAAAATTTCAGCGATTGGTTATGAAGAATCCAGAGATTACTTTTCCTGTGTTTGATGGGGAAAGAGAGCAAGTAGAACGGGAATGGCTTGAGAATCCTCCTAAACCTGATACTGCATTTGAGGTTCATGAGCAGTTGCTTTGTCGGTGGCTTGAGAAACTTGGGCAATTGGAAATAACTGATGTGAGACCTGTTTGGGCTCGTTGTTTTTGGAAGGGTAGGGGAATGTAG
- a CDS encoding metallophosphoesterase family protein, with protein MTKTKNLHSKHLTSFLLITVILFFLNLPPFADLKTPPERETPFPVTETPSQIVLTITETPQNSISIQWSTSTNVKESIIEWRKKEDSNTLKSQAQSISIIDPPLKNNPEILRWFITLNSLEPDTIYEYRVASIPQDIWSNWFSFKTAPAQPRTFSFIYLGDAQVGFEEWGKLLSNAIEKCPDCSFILMAGDLVNRGNERDDWDALFHFAGDIFARYPLVPTIGNHEYKSSPMLPKMYTDYFVLPQNGPENIPKEYCYSFLFSNAHFTILNANHNPEEQTAWLENQLAHSQSLWKFLLFHQPIYSSGVRRDNKHIRDAWLPIIDKYHVDFVFQGHDHSYWRTYPLNNNQKVSSPYEGTYYVIAFSGTKAYETQEPTELIEKTFTKTPTYQIITIETEKDNKLTYRSFDKEGNLKDEVIIYKPAQNLHSFNFDSLRYFEPILTANAF; from the coding sequence ATGACTAAAACAAAAAATCTCCATTCAAAACATCTAACCTCATTCTTATTAATTACAGTTATCCTATTCTTTTTAAATCTTCCTCCCTTTGCTGATTTAAAAACACCTCCAGAACGTGAAACCCCCTTCCCCGTTACAGAAACACCCTCTCAGATAGTACTCACCATAACTGAAACACCCCAAAATTCAATTTCAATACAATGGAGCACCTCCACAAATGTAAAAGAAAGCATCATCGAATGGCGAAAAAAAGAAGATTCAAACACATTAAAAAGTCAAGCCCAATCCATCTCCATAATAGACCCACCCTTGAAAAACAATCCAGAAATACTCCGATGGTTCATAACCTTAAATTCTTTAGAACCTGACACAATTTATGAGTACCGAGTAGCTTCCATCCCACAAGATATTTGGAGTAATTGGTTCTCCTTCAAAACTGCCCCTGCCCAACCACGAACCTTTTCATTTATATACTTAGGGGATGCTCAAGTTGGATTTGAAGAATGGGGAAAATTGCTTAGTAATGCTATTGAAAAATGTCCCGATTGCTCCTTTATCCTTATGGCTGGAGACCTTGTAAATCGTGGGAATGAACGGGATGACTGGGATGCCTTATTCCACTTCGCAGGTGATATATTCGCCCGATACCCGTTAGTCCCAACAATTGGCAACCACGAGTATAAATCCAGCCCTATGTTACCTAAAATGTACACCGACTACTTCGTCCTGCCACAAAACGGACCCGAAAATATCCCAAAAGAATATTGCTACTCCTTCCTTTTTTCAAACGCACATTTTACTATCCTAAATGCTAACCATAATCCAGAAGAACAAACGGCTTGGTTAGAAAATCAATTAGCACACAGTCAAAGTTTATGGAAATTCCTCTTATTTCACCAACCTATTTATAGTTCGGGAGTACGTAGAGATAACAAACACATTAGAGACGCATGGTTACCTATCATTGACAAATACCATGTTGATTTTGTTTTTCAAGGTCATGACCATTCCTACTGGCGAACATATCCATTAAATAACAACCAAAAAGTATCCTCTCCATACGAAGGAACATACTACGTTATTGCCTTCTCTGGGACAAAAGCTTACGAAACTCAGGAACCAACCGAACTTATTGAAAAAACATTCACAAAAACCCCAACATATCAAATAATAACAATCGAGACGGAAAAAGATAATAAACTCACGTACCGTTCCTTTGACAAAGAAGGTAATCTCAAAGACGAAGTTATCATCTACAAACCTGCACAAAACTTACACTCCTTCAATTTTGATTCATTAAGATATTTCGAACCTATTTTAACTGCCAACGCATTTTAA